In Periophthalmus magnuspinnatus isolate fPerMag1 chromosome 9, fPerMag1.2.pri, whole genome shotgun sequence, the sequence taaaccaggactaaaccaggactaaaccagctctagtctggtctacatcaggtctaaattGGGGTCTGGAGTGAACACGCCTTTAGACACAGGCTTCAGGTCGTTcattattacttaaaaaaacaaacaaacaaaaaaacaaaacaaaaaaccaaaactgaacgCTGCCtggaacaataataataaaaataaataaataataataatgatgacaataataataataatgacaataacgataataataataattattataacaatgataataataataataataataataatgataataacaatagtaatcataataacaacaatgataataatgataacaatagtaatcataataataacaatgataacaatgataataataataataataataataataataatcataataataataataattaaaactgcaagcagtgataaaggccctcgccaccccttgcgaccgcggggtacatgccaccgcggagatcctgcctttcattcccgcttacattgctcctccccccaaaatcagcgtctgagtaatactactccattcattccaatgagaccatttatcacattttcacacctgaacggttggaaatagaggtatgtcgtcattggcttttttgttcagtatgatgagaggaatatgtgtaccaaatttcaatggtctatgacaaggtaataatttttcatccttgttgaccaaaacccatgtaattcaaagagaaatgtcagacgttgccatggcaacacctttgaaattagaggtatgttcttattgacttttttgttcaggttgcgaagccaaatgtccatgcccaatttcaaatgtttacgtcaaattaacttttttggtccaattcaaaagttcaagggggcgctgtggagtaaaaaaaattctgacatatgtaaattgtatatcatttcgtgtagatcaagattttaaacaaaatgtatatgccgggacataggacactgcatgtgtgagttatgctcactttaacacttaaaaatattgctttttttttgcaggctggccacacccacattttatgatgtagaaaaatccaagacagttccctataatcccacatgggtgtagttcattttgaccaatttgcaatttttttgaatgaaaatctgaggcgcaaaaaatccaaatgtgagaggtaaaattttgaaaaaatggggttccgcccacaatggccgacttcctgtagggtttagggtggggtcataatataattttttacttgtcttcacatcctctatgtttgtaccaaatttcatttgtctacgatgaaaaaggtctctcattgacgtaatgtatttcaaattttgaggtggcgctattgagtcattttcgtacatgaattttttttaacattaaaatacaaaatttttcaccaatcttgaattttgggtccaataaaattgacttttcgttaatgttcagggggtcaaaagtggattcaaagtcgcgaccaaaataacaagaagaagaataatggaaacgcattttccacctataatttttctcctaaaccataacagatacagtcatgtgactttctcacattgtgccccatcacaaataaggcccctgtgaattttttcacacgtccacgacaaatcgattgttttctacgaatttttgaaaatgaaatttgaagagggcgctagagagccattttgtgagagagtgccttgatttgcatatcattgcgttcagctcacaaatgtgcataaacgctgtattagcgttttcccaacaaaaaatgtgtgaaagataaatattttattgaaatattgcaaaaattgcgattttgttgaaaattcaccctgaccacacccaaagtcataatcaaaatgtaattgttaatctttaatcacacatgggtttagagggatttgaccaaatttgacgtgtttctgatgaaaactgtgcgagaaaatgtcctgaatgcgaggctgtgcacttttgtcgttcccaggtttgatccaatatggccggcgtcctgtacattttagggcggggccataatatcatttttgtcatgtcccgacatgtactattttttgatgtgagtttcggatttttacgtcgacttttttccgagtcgggctcccattggccccatgaaaatcaaagtttgaggtggcgctactgagtcgtctttcgttattttttcttggggtcttttgtgacaattagagctcatcgagttctaatttttgacaccactcactgccatgtcggggcgtgtttactacttgatttttgccattttccgggtttcagacgcggttttaatgagtccctcgccgggacggagtcccaggctcgggcctaataatgggaacgcattttccacccattatttttctcctaaaccataacagatacagtcatgtgactttctcacattgtgccccatcacaaatgaggcccctgtgaatttttccaccagtccacaacaaagcgattgtcttcgacgaatttttgaatataaaatttgaagagggcgctagagagccattttctgagagagtgtcttgatttgcatatcattgcgttcagcttacaaatgggcataaacgctgtattagcgttttcccaacaaaaaaatgCGTGAacgagaaatattttttttaaatattcataaatttgcgattttgttgaaaattcactctgaccacacccaaagtcataatcaaaatgtaattgataatctttactcacacatgggtttagtgggatttggccaaatttgaagtgtttctgatgaaaactgtgcgagaaaatgtcctgaatgtgagggtgcgcACTtgtgtcgttcccgggtttgatccaatatggccgacttcttgtacattttagggcggggccataatatcatttttgtcatgtcccgacatgtactattttttgatgtgagtttcagatttttaagttgacttttttcccgagtcgggctcccattggccccatgaaaatcaaagtttgagggggcgctgtggagcaatataaagtctggcctgtgtaaattgtatatctatgtgttcagatcaacattttgaataaaaaagtatattcatgccgggacgtaggacactaactgtgtgagttacatgcaattaaaaacttttaaaaatggcttttttctttgcaggctggccacacccacattttattacttagaaaattccaaaagagttgcttataatcccacatgggtctagttcattttgaccaatttgcacattttttgaatgaaaatttgaggcgcaaaaaattcaaatgtgagaggcaaaattttgaaaaaatggggttccgcccacaatggccgacttcctgtagggtttagggtggggtcataatataattttttacttgtcttgacatgtcctacgtttgtaccaaatttcatttgtctacgatgaaaaaggtatCTCATTGctgcaatgtatttcaaattttgaggtggcgctattgagtcattttcgtacatgaatttttttgaacattaaaatacaaaatttttcaccaatcttgaattttgggtccaataaaattgacttttcgttaatgttcagggggtcaaaagtggattcaaagtcgcgaccaaaataacaagaagaagaataatggaaacgcattttccacctattatttttctcctaaaccataacagctacagtcatgtgactttctcacattgtgccccatcacaaataaggcccctgtgaattttttcatacgtccacgacaaatcgattgtcttctacgaatttttgaaaatgaaatttgaagagggcgctagagagccattttgtgagagagtgccttgatttgcatatcattgcgttcagcttacaaatgtgcataaacgctgtattagcgttttcccaacaaaaaatgtgtgaaagataaatattttattgaaatattgcaaaaattgcgattttgttgaaaattcaccctgaccacaccgaaagtcataatcaaaatgtaattgttaatctttaatcacacatgggtttagagggatttgaccaaatttgacgtgtttctgatgaaaactgtgcgagaaaatgtcctgaatgcgagggtgtgcacttttgtcgttcccgggtttgatccaatatggccggcgtcctgtacattttagggcggggccataatatcatttttgtcatgtcccgacatgtactattttttgatgtgagtttcggatttttacgtcgacttttttccgagtcgggctcccattggcctcatgaaaatcaaagtttgaggtggcgctaccgagtcgtctttcgttattttttctcggggtcttttgtgacaattagagctcgtcgagttctaatttttgacaccactcactgccatgtcggggcgtgtttactacttgatttttgccattttacgGGTTtcagacgcggttttaatgagtccctcgccgggacggagtcccaggctcgggcctaataatgtcTTACTCTCAAAGCATTACAATACCAGTCCTTCATGCCCACAGCACATTCACGTTATTCAggttgtgggtgaagtgtcttgcctaagaacaaaacaacagaacttggtccaagcgggaatcgatcctctgaccttctggtTGCAGGGGtccactctaaccactgagccactgcacAGTAACACAGTGAAGACTCATGATGTATGGAGAAGtctcagggtcaaaggtcagccactgtgtttgtttagagactcattatatatatatttatctttATACTCTTTTATACCATTATTAGGCACATACAGATACAAATCGCTTCTGTTCATTTATAAAAATTATTATAGATGAACACACTACATGACTCTCcactaaactgggacaaaacctggactagattaAAATACTGGGCTCAAGCCAGGACACACTCTTCACAGATTATATTCTGGACAGATTATATTCTGCTTTTTGGTCGCATAAAGGACTTGAGATTGTGTTTCCTTTAGAGCGACTCTCTACAGACCTAAATATACCATTATCTCCTGTCCCCTGATATGAGCCTGACACACTGGAGCTGTGGGCAGAGCCTCGCACTGCGGCCGTCGGCTCAGTGAACAGGTTTAGAGAGAAGAACTGTAACAGAGAAAAAGTGACTGAAAAAATATGTCTTAACCTGCTGCATTTTGTTTAGAGAGACGTCAGTGTAGAAGTGATCAAGGTTTATGAcaatttaactttatttcttATGTAATGACTAAAACATTCAACATAAATGTACAATGTATTAttctaaaatcaaaatcagacagaaaaaatataaaaagttggTAAACGTTACTCACTAAACTGttgtaattaaaataatacagcTCAATATCCTCGTATCAAGatcatcaataaataaattatcacATACTGTATTTAAAAAGAACTTTTCACAGGATCATTATTGACAGGGATAAAGGATAAGGTGCTGCAAAAGGGTCCACATGGTGGCGCCATTGTGGTTGTAAAAACCACAGAGTTGTTAGAATTTCAGcgatgttttgaaatgtgttctGGAGACGGACGAATGAGCGAGTGTCACATTACAGGAGGGATCAGACTTTTTGtgtgttcaatgttttttgtgtgtgtttagtgttttttgtgtgtgttcagtgtattttttgtgtgtttagtgttttttgtgtgtgttcagtgttttttgtggatgtttggtgttttttgtggctgtttagtgtttttttgtggctgtttagtgtattttttgtgagtgtttggtggtttttgtgagtgtttggtggtttttgtgtgtgtttagtgtattttttgtgagtgtttagtgtttttttgtgtttttagtgttttttctgactctgactctgtgaTCGAGCTCTGACAATGCCTTTAaaccacagaacacacacatcgttcctcataaaaaaaacagacacaataAAAAGCAGAAACCGTGCGCAGTGCAATAATGGGACCGGCCTGCGACAAACAGGGCTCTTAGGGCTGGGACGGGCCGTGCGCTTGGGCCACTGCTGCCGGGGCGGGGTGCAGAGGATACACTGGGACACTGTACTCTGTGTACGCAGGGGGGAGGTCATCCGGCTTAAAATCCAACTGCAACAAACACAGAAAAGGTCATGAAGTTATGTCAGCGTTTGGGCAGCGTCACATCACTCTGTCTTTATTCTGTGTTATCGGAGAAAATGAAATCTGTGTTTACTCAAAGCAGAAACGTTATTgtgataataaaacataaagtcaggTGAACACAAAGCCACGCCTGCGTCGAGTGGGTCTCACCTCGTTGTATGCAGGAGGGGGCTCGCAGAAGGCTCCGTTCATATACTGCAGGGGGACGTCCTGGCTGTGGCGTTGGACCATGTCGTCGCTGTCCTGGGATAGACTTCTAGGGAAGGGGATCACAAAGATGGAGGGCGGTCTCCCGTCATGCTCGGCGCGTCTCCAGGCCTCCCTCTCGATCTGCTCCTGCCTCAGACGACTGCAGGCTCGACAGAACGTGGTGCAGAACATGATGGTCAGGCCGAAACCCAGTACGGCCATGAAGATCCTGCATCACACGCACGAAAACACGCGGTTACACGAGGATATTTCGACATGGTTGAAAAGTGATGTTACGAAATAAGCTCACTCAAGTACAGGGAGGTACTCAAGAGCCATCAACAGCCTGGGAGTTTTAGGAATTAACTCTTGGAATGTTCTGACAGAGGCCGAAGCTGAACgagaaaaaaatcaatgttaCAAAAATTGTCCCAACACGACTTAAACAAGCAAACTGTGGACCTGTTATTGCACCTGAAACGACCAATAAAGTCACGAAAATAAAACTCTTACTTGTGATAAATGGCCAGAGAATATGACGGTGTAGTTTAATGAATTTAATCCTATTTTTAAGGCACATTGACAGTAtgaaatgtgaatgaaatgtgCATGAAATGTGTATGAAATGTGCAGTATAAGTAACAAAATCGTGTTTTTCCTTCTATAAAATTACAACTGTGATTACGGCAACTGCTGCTTTTACCAAACTAGGTCAATTAGTCACTTAGAAGACACACATTTCACAGTAGTTCAAATATAAGTGACAGTAAATTGTATTAGACAAATgtaatttacaaaacaaaataacttaagtaacgtttgtagttgtagtattctTAAAAAACAATAAGCAGGACTATCACTTTGTACAGCATAACTTGAAGATTAAAAGTATATTTCGCAAgatttatggggaaaaaaagcagtTAGTTGATTTAGTTTAATCTTTCCACACCAAACACGAGCAGAAAAACGAAGTAAAAAGACATGACAGGTCAAAAATCACCTTTGAACCAGTGAGTTCTGTCTGAACTGCAGTCAGTAAATACactctgaataaatataaaagagtCTAAAACACTTAACCTTCCATCTATCTGAATGTTTGTtgtcaatacaaagtgaaactGCTTTAAATAATGGTAAAAAGTGACAAATGAGACAGGCTTACCTTGCTCCTTTAGGCCTCGTGTGTGAGTTGGACCAGGGTGAAGTGAATAGAGCAGAGGGCAGGTCCACAGTGGGCGTGCTGCTTACGGGACAGTCTATATAGAGCAATAAAAACCAAGAAAGCTACAACACCACACAGTTATACCAATATTTACAACTGCATTTAATATCTAAGAGGTGTTACTCAGTGAAAAGTAACTAAAATGTAAAGGAAAacagatataaatggacaaaaagaGTCCAAAAGAAGCTCTATGTGACGGAGTTTTATTAGTTTGTGCTCAAGGTTCAGAGGAAGAATTTATGGCCATGAGTGCGTTGTAAAGTGTCATGTCCCTCCTTCAGGTCTGTATCAGGAGATAAGTTCACTTAAACAACAGCAGGTTAGTGAGAGTTTAACAAAGGTTAACTGCAAATGCATTCAAAACACTGAATTCGGGAGCGATGCGTTGATCtgtgttgttttctgtgtttttacgtGGTTCGAAGTGGATTAGAATGATGGAAAACACTACAATAAACGGTATTAATGTGAAAAATGACCAACttttacacaatataaaatcaCTGACTTACTTTATTTAACCAAAAATACGTTAAAAATAAGAACATCACTCTGTGCAAAGAAGAAAATCTACCCAAACCTCTTCTTTTTTACCTCAAACaaacccgctcacagtaaggatgcaagacatttagtgcaataaaaacacccgtaaTGAAATAAACATCTTTAATTCTGCCTATTTTTTGTCTGAAATCTCATGTGGTTGAGTTTTCAAAAATACTAACCACTTCATTTGAGTTTAAACTGCAGTTTTACACTATGCTTTTCCTCTGAATATGTACAACGCACAACTAAATAACGCACAAAAAggcacaaatgtttttaaactgtgaGCATCCCCTTCGTCTCCGTTACAAGTCGTCATGTACCGGTTTCGCAGAGTGTTTATTGAGCCAGTTCTGCAGTAAAGACAAGTGCGTGTCCATCCAGCGAATGTTGTCCTCGATGGTTTCATACGTCTGTTGGATGCACCTCATCTCTGATCCCGTCTCCTCGGTTAAAGAGCCAAAGAAACTGCGCACCTGAACATAAAAAAGCAAGAGCACAGAGGTCAAGTATCCACGGGTttgcaaaaaaatgaaaaatgaagttTAAACCAAGATATTATGAGCAAaacatgaaatttaaatctgtcaaatggattCGTTGCTCATCAAAatcttacaacaatttgtccagttaacagatttaaatttcgtcttggggctgagggattacacagatactacAAAATATTATGAGTACATGTAGTGAAAAGTCCTCAGAATGTCACATACAGTTACAGTGTATGAGCGCgagttgtgttctgcgtcctgattggctgttggactgttgaccattgtgttctgcgtcctgattggctaagggactgtagaccattgtgttgtgcgtcctgattattaaaattaaatgtgttacagtatttctaaaagcgatcatttttatttacaatacaGGAAaaggtttatatttttatttctcaaacaaatgttAAGGCCTGAAAACatcttgatttttgattttgttctaataatacggcctttttttttttttttttttttttaatctgcaaaggtttgaactttgagagagtttaaacaagagagaaatgtgagaaaatgttaatgcctgtgtgagaaaagtgtatgaagtgtgtggtgaggggttttacagcaaaaaacatatagaataataaaaaataaagctgatacttcgaggatttcgtctattgtgggttatttttagaacataacccccacaaataaaccagggaccactgtataaccTTAAGTTGAAGCTGCATTACGCACATTTTCTCTTGTAAATTCGTTTATTGTGTTTTCCCTCGTAAAGTGCTCTGTAAAACGAGTACTTTGCGAAAAAAAACCACACCGTACATTATCTATATGTCACTATAAAACATTCAATCCCAAACTTGAATGAAAGAACCACGTGTATTTCTATTTGCGTCTTTGGGATGAGAACTGATCGTCTGTGGGTTTGGTCGACCCTGCTGCAGTTTTTAGTCTGAACAAACTGTTTTAAAGCTGTGAATTTGGTCAAACAAATCGTAATTGTGAATGCGATGTGCCAAAGTGTTTGTGAGAGATAGAAACcttaaagacacatttaaacaccaacttcctcctttcacggtttgaaaatcaggCACTAAAGTTTGAACGTTACGTATAAAGCACTGACTCACCTCATCGAGCTTCTCTCGGGTGGAGTACTGGTTGGTCACACCGTTCACCATGAAGGAAACGGTATTAGAGCCAAGGTCaaatctacaaaaacaacaCGATGTCAAATGCTTTAGGCTCATGCGAAATACAACACACTCAACTCACGTCTCTGCTATTTCATacatgtaccgtaaatttcggactataagccgcgacttttttccccccatgctttgaaccctgctgcctatacaacagtgcggcgtatttatagaattttactggataacggccaccgggggcgctctctagctgtaaacgtaaaagtgagacagacgtggggaaagattctgctctgaagagttcactagttttgatttttaatGGTCATTTCGTgaatcatggaaaacacatgaagaaatggatttgatgcagtttttaagataaagaaggaaatagagccactgcacgtgagtttgaccaacaaagaaggaaatggagccactgcacgtgagtttgaccaacaaagaaggaaatagagccactgcacgcgagtttgaccaacaaagaaggaaacagagccactgcacgcgagtttgaccaacaaagaaggaaatagagccactgcacgcgAGTTTGACCaccaaagaaggaaatggagccactgcacgtaagctctgcatcaatgaatccaacttggtcgatgttaaaagacgacaaaaggaaataaaaggcacagttttaaaaa encodes:
- the si:dkey-283b1.6 gene encoding uncharacterized protein si:dkey-283b1.6; this encodes MALEYLPVLEIFMAVLGFGLTIMFCTTFCRACSRLRQEQIEREAWRRAEHDGRPPSIFVIPFPRSLSQDSDDMVQRHSQDVPLQYMNGAFCEPPPAYNELDFKPDDLPPAYTEYSVPVYPLHPAPAAVAQAHGPSQP